From the genome of Solanum pennellii chromosome 6, SPENNV200:
CCAGAGATCACACAGTTGCGGTAAAATTGGCGATGGTTTTGATAGTACAAGGTGTCTTGATAACCTTCAATGCTGCAGTCAAAAACAGCAGCCATATCACCGTTAATTCGAAGAGCCACAGCTTGGTGACCTTGTGGACCAGCAGTGTTGCGGAAGGTAATTCCCCTTGCAACGAACCCATTGCCAAGAACAGCAAAAGTAGCAGTGTCTTGGGTGGGTATTTTCATGATACCAAAGTTTCTATGTCCAGTAATAATGGTTTTCCCTGCTCCATCGCCATAGATGAAGACGTTTGGCTGCTTCTTGGAGATGATGACTTGCTCCTCATAGATACCAGCTTTAACATACACTATGTATTTGCCTCTATGGTTTTTAGGATAGGCAGCTAACGCAGCAGCGACGGTCTTGTACTGACCAGTGCCATCCTTGGCGACCACTGCATGAGGAGCTGCCCTATGTCGTCCACCTCCTGCTAAAAGCTTACGGTCGGCAACAGGGAACCAGGTAGGGTAATTAGCAAGGAGGCGACGATGGCTAGATGTTGATGTAATGGTGCTTGAGATGTTGAAAGCGTCTTGGAGGACGTTTGAAATCTTTGCTACAATGTTAATTGCATTGTGTGTGAGTTGGGTTGCATTTCGCATGCCATTTTCTAAGACTTGTTTGTAATCAGGCTTATCAATTATACCATCGAGACACATGCTTTGATAGGAGTAGACCGCACCGAGCCAGTTCAATAGTTCGCTCACACGATCACCAAGGGAATGCAATGCGGTATCCCCAACCATAGAGTAGGAGTCGTGGAGTTCCTCCACAGCATATTGCAACAGCTCTTTACAATCCTCTACTGCCATGTGATTGTACGGATCCGTTTTATTATCAATAGGATTACCCTTCTCCACAAccgctaaagatttctttattTCATCCCCTGTCACTTGCAACGAAGCCAACAGGTAGTCTTTCATCGTAGCACTATCGTTCTTAGACACTGCATCAAGGCTCTTAAAACAAGCTATTTCGAATTCTGCAGGTTTACAGAACTCCACAATCGATGCCTTCATTTGGACTTTAGGATTTTGTCCTGCATGATCTTTTGACCCTTTGTGCACAACGATCGCCACTCCCAATACAACACCTACCACAAGAAACAGTGATACCAAAGAAACCACGATTTTCCCCACcatcttatatatatatcgaaTTAATTCTTATATTCGACCGGGACAAAATGcatgcatgtattaataataaaagaaaaataaaataaaacaactaatGGCGCCCGCAGTTAGAGGTTATTCCTCTAATAGGTTACACTAGTCGTTgaacatgcatatataagaaGAAGATGGATGGATGACTTAACCATCATGTTATGAGCAGCTTTATATAGAAGATTGTACCGACGATTGTGCTCCATTCACTTCGTCGCCATCCATCCATTGTATAGAATAATGGCGAACCACTAATTAGGAACCGTCAAATTAGTggatttcattttttatgttttcttaaaaaatagagcatcaataaatttatatatagttaCTTGATTATTCCTATCTATGTTTTGGTTATAGCTATTCTCTTAAATGAACTGCATTTTTGGGTAAATAAGCTATGggaaaatataattgatttaccaaaaaaattactcattttccgAATTTGtcaataaaaatttttaaaaaattgtagaattaaaggttattatatttgtttgtgAACTTTTgaagttaattatatatttatacttttcatatttttaattaatgaattactcattttcgagattttctgaaaaaaatcaaatttttaattaaaatattggagTTGTTGGATTTAagattactatatttatttttgaatttttggcgttaattttatattatttttttcatatttttcctattttttattaatcaattacccattttcgagatttaccaaaaaaaataaaaattaatcgaAATTGTTAAAAACGAGttggataatttatttaaaagggtCATTGGTTTATGGGTTGAATTAGGTGTTTGTGAGTCCGAATCTCTTTCCATTTCCATATAAATGTCATGTGTTAAGGTCAAATGACATCACAAATTCCATGCGacatttaaataaatgaaaaatgagttggaaaCATATCAACTAACCACATAAGGACATATCTGGGTCAAAAGTTGGACGGCAAGGGCATGAGAAACCCAAACTTTAAACAGAAGGTATATCTAAACCTTTTCGAATAGTTcaggggcatatttgaccttTTCCCCATTTTTATATAGCTTATTTTGATAAATTCGTGTTAAGCTTAGAAAGGCAATCGTCTTGACTAGAAAAGAGTAGTATGtatcaatgaaaaataaaaggtatACAAATCACTAGTACACATTGAGAATATGCTTGCTCAACTAATAGTTGtcacatttttctttcaaatttttgacgactttttaaaattatcaaaacagATTTGTCATTGGTCGAAGAGATAGTTTTTGACGCAGCTTAACGACTTAGTTTCATCAGTTAACGTGAGTGAAGGGTAAAAAACTACTGCAACGACTTAGTTTCAACACAACCCTGTTTTTCAGCTATCAAAATTGCATATTTTCTCAGCGTCACCAACCAACAGAAAGGAAGTAAATGAAACAAAAGAACAAAGGAGACAAATAAAGCAAATACTTATGACATCATCTATCCCATTCAGTGTCCCACAAAGTTTTGGATTCAAATAATATGTCAATATTATAGCACACAAACACAATCCCTCAAGTGCAAGGACGCCTGGAACTATTTCCATCGGGCATGCATCTATCATTCTGTTATATCCCTCATACCAAATCTGTGatcaatgacaaatgaatccaTCACTCAACTGAGCATGCTGCATACAAATTTGCCATTGGACACCACTAGCTTCTCCCCTTTAATGACCGTATCTAGTGGTAGTGGGCTGAAACTCCGAGATGGGCCATAAAAATGAGGGAAGACATTTGAGTCACCGACAGCTTCATAAACCAACCCATTCCCAagctgaaaaaaaaaaaaccatcatAACAGGGGAACATCTCTCATCTGTTGATCAAAcatatcattatttatattagaaaagcCAAATAAATCTTGATAATATCATCAAATATGATGATCAACATTCTcaagaggaaagaaaaagtGGTTCTTATAAATGGTGAAGTCAAGAAGGCAATGCGACTAGCCTTTTTAGCATCGATTTGCAGCAAGTACAAATCATCCTTAACATTCAAGAAGAAGTTCAGCAAAGTTGATTGAACCTGCAAGTTCCAAATTTTCAAGTCAGAGTGACGACAAacaaattcaattaaataaaatttcgaaattaatttttttttataaaaacaaatttaattttttttggtcgGGATGGAGGGATGATCGGGGTAGGGTGgagtgaaaatataaaattttgaaattgaaaatacttttagaaattgatgtttttttttaaaaaaaaaatgtaatttaaagtTGGACGAGAGTTCtgagaaaatgttttccttaacttttgaagggaagtcattttcctttgtggtaaatgagttgatttgaaaaatatttccaaaacttttgtcccaaccaaacatgagaaaattaatTGTTCTCTAAAATATGCTAAGTTGCaactaaaatattcaattgGATTATTTTTTCCACAATACGTTAAGCATATCTAACAACAATTGAACTATTGATTCCTTACATGATTTAAGTATAAATTCCTAAAGATAAgccctcttttcttctttttcccgTCAGGAGTTCTGattttgggtgattgttgagaCCACAAATGCTAAATCATGAAAGTATTCCCTACTTCTTTAACTTGCATGTCATAATGATTTTACATACTTTTCAAGAGAAGAACActtgcaattttattaattaggaGTTCAAAACATAAAGTGCTTTATAACAGGTGCTTCCCAAAGTAAAGGAAATAGATAAATGAGCAACTGAGGCAATAAGAACTTGAAAACTATATATCAAGTACGAGGTATAGTCTCATGCAGGTGATTTATTAATCAACAAACAAGTAGCTCGAGACTAATCTAAAGTTCTCTTGCATTCACTTGGTTAAAACTAGACACTAATTCATgattaaacatgaaaaatagggGAGTCCAACACAATTTTCCTTGATAAGTTACTCCTCAAGTGTTGGTCGGTGTACATTTTTCTATAACTTTTGTCAACTGGATAATGACTTGCTTAAAAGTGTGTCATATTCCATTGTGATAAATGGGAAGCCTACTTCTCCCTTCCTTGCCAATAAGGGGATCCTCTATCTCCATTGTTCTTTCTTAGTCATGGAGTCTCTAACCAAATCCTTAAATGAATTGAAATTGCAGCCAGACTTCAAGTATCAACCAAGATGTGATAGATTGAACATCATATAACTGGGTTTGCTGATGACCTCCTATCATTTTGTAGGGGTGATGTGGTATCAGTGCAGCTATTGTTTGACAAGTTTCAGAACTTTTCTATATCATCTGAATTAAATGCCAATCTTGATAAAAGCTAAGTGTTCTTTGGGAGTGTATGAAACGATAGTGCACAGCACACTACATGCTTTTGCATGCAAGAAGAAGTTCAGAAAACAATAGAGAAGGATAAAGAAAtctaaagaaaagaagaaacagTAATATGAGGATGAAAACCTCAAGACCAAGAAATACTCCAGTAAGTAGAAAAATGGAACTATATTGAACTATATTGAACTTTCTCTGATGTCTTTCTCAACCCTCGCACAAGTTAGCTTACATGCGCCTTCCATGGGAAAGAGAGCTCGAATTCCATCTCAAAAGGTTCTAACCGCTAATGAGAATGCATACAAGGGAAATAGAAGAGGACAGAAGGGTAAACAATCTTCAAAGGTAGCACTGGTAGagacatttctttttttttaaaaaaaaatataaaaagcaCTAGTAAAGACCACTGGTAGAGACATTGAAAAAGGGATCTGATCCCAACCCCTCATATATCCAAAAACAGTAACCCCTAGATCTACTCGGGAGAAACAACTGGAGCTGATATGCTGCCACCTTTAATGACTACAGTATCCCATAAAATAGTAACCCCCACTCCTATTGCAGTGGGGCATATTGACACAGTGGAAGGAAGTTTTACTAGTTTCTGCTTGCAGTGATAAAAACACCTCTGGGAGTAGTAGGTAAAGGACACGGGCAGATGAAGTTGAACAAGTGATGCACACACAAGAGAAGAAGAACTCGATTTAGGATAATTTGGACATCAACTAGGTCTCGAGTGCTGGGTTTAAGCTTGAGTACGTTCCCCCCAACACTGCATGGTGAGTCTTCTATCATTGAAATTACACTAGAGGAGATcgaatatgaaattatttattgGAAATCAACTGTGGTTTGTTATCCTCCATTTGAGGTATTGAAGGGTTTTATACAAAGATTATGGGCAAAGCATGGGATTAACAAGATAGTTAAGTAGAAGAATGAAATAATCTAGTTAGGTTTGACTCTGAGGTGGGGAAAATATGAAGTTATTCAGGGAGGGATTTACCACTTTGACAATAGCCTTTCATTGTCAAGGCTTGGAATCCTGACAAGGAGTTCACTGAGGAGATCAACACTGTCcctatttgattaaattcctgGTCTAAACTCCAAATATTGGAGTTCTAAGGGGCTGAGCAGGATAGATAGCcttatttattgataaaaatatagagAGTAAAATTGGTCTAAACTATACCAGACTACTTCTGGAAGTAGGCATGGATATTCTCAACTTTTTGGCACCTATGTTTCTCAGACTCATCAATGTGCGAAGATGCACaaaaagtagtgcattttttGATGATCCGACACGGGTGTGGCA
Proteins encoded in this window:
- the LOC107021670 gene encoding pectinesterase-like, encoding MVGKIVVSLVSLFLVVGVVLGVAIVVHKGSKDHAGQNPKVQMKASIVEFCKPAEFEIACFKSLDAVSKNDSATMKDYLLASLQVTGDEIKKSLAVVEKGNPIDNKTDPYNHMAVEDCKELLQYAVEELHDSYSMVGDTALHSLGDRVSELLNWLGAVYSYQSMCLDGIIDKPDYKQVLENGMRNATQLTHNAINIVAKISNVLQDAFNISSTITSTSSHRRLLANYPTWFPVADRKLLAGGGRHRAAPHAVVAKDGTGQYKTVAAALAAYPKNHRGKYIVYVKAGIYEEQVIISKKQPNVFIYGDGAGKTIITGHRNFGIMKIPTQDTATFAVLGNGFVARGITFRNTAGPQGHQAVALRINGDMAAVFDCSIEGYQDTLYYQNHRQFYRNCVISGTIDFIFGRGSAVIQNSLIIARRPLDSQFNTITADGKEIANKPGGLVFQNCRIVPEMELFADRFKLASYLGRPWKPYATTVFMESELGDFIRPEGWMIWQGESFERTCNYYEFANRGPGANINNRNKSFKNFRLINPLEAVQYTVDRWINGYLWLKHTGAPFYLGLGGR
- the LOC107021313 gene encoding uncharacterized protein LOC107021313 isoform X2, giving the protein MTEREGAGVSEELVYRISTMEEWELMQKTGSTFGGDLDRTTGFIHLSKLDQVQSTLLNFFLNVKDDLYLLQIDAKKIWYEGYNRMIDACPMEIVPGVLALEGLCLCAIILTYYLNPKLCGTLNGIDDVISICFICLLCSFVSFTSFLLVGDAEKICNFDS
- the LOC107021313 gene encoding uncharacterized protein LOC107021313 isoform X1; amino-acid sequence: MTEREGAGVSEELVYRISTMEEWELMQKTGSTFGGDLDRTTGFIHLSKLDQVQSTLLNFFLNVKDDLYLLQIDAKKLGNGLVYEAVGDSNVFPHFYGPSRSFSPLPLDTVIKGEKLVVSNGKFVCSMLS